The following coding sequences are from one Phycisphaerales bacterium window:
- a CDS encoding citryl-CoA lyase: MADTWPTAITEIKPNEVRVRGYNIADLMGRVTFGQAVYLVLRGEMPSDEVGRLMDAILVSSIDHGVTPPSVQSARQVASTGATVSASVAAGIMSVNEFHGGAITNCALQLSSIIERAGKDGDLVGAASAFLDELKSKGKRMSGFGHRVHSNDPRTSRLFELAEEAGVSGSHMAAADAVAEIFAGSGKTLPLNVDGAIAAVTADLGFEPQIMNGLFMIARTPGLLAHVAEEQDRMRPMRRIDPKSHTYDGPKTRTL, translated from the coding sequence ATGGCAGACACGTGGCCGACAGCAATTACAGAAATCAAGCCCAATGAGGTCCGAGTCCGCGGCTATAACATCGCTGATCTCATGGGGAGGGTGACATTCGGACAGGCCGTCTACCTAGTGCTTCGGGGAGAAATGCCCAGTGATGAGGTCGGTCGACTGATGGATGCCATCTTGGTCTCGAGTATTGACCATGGCGTGACACCACCTTCTGTGCAATCAGCTCGCCAAGTCGCTTCCACTGGAGCGACTGTCTCAGCCTCTGTTGCGGCAGGAATCATGAGTGTCAATGAGTTTCACGGGGGCGCGATCACCAACTGCGCGCTACAATTGAGTTCAATTATTGAGCGCGCTGGTAAAGATGGTGATTTAGTAGGAGCCGCAAGCGCCTTTTTGGATGAACTCAAGTCCAAAGGGAAGCGAATGAGTGGCTTTGGTCATCGTGTCCATAGCAACGACCCCCGCACAAGTCGACTGTTTGAGCTGGCTGAAGAAGCGGGGGTCTCAGGTTCACATATGGCTGCAGCAGATGCCGTCGCCGAGATCTTCGCTGGCTCAGGCAAGACCCTGCCTCTGAATGTAGATGGTGCTATTGCAGCGGTGACTGCTGATCTGGGCTTCGAGCCACAAATTATGAATGGCCTCTTCATGATTGCCCGGACCCCAGGGCTTCTGGCCCATGTTGCCGAGGAGCAAGACCGTATGCGACCAATGCGGCGTATTGACCCAAAATCGCATACCTACGATGGCCCAAAGACAAGAACACTTTAG
- a CDS encoding HDIG domain-containing protein — protein MTSATTEKMKYTTPQIAELFPNLMDIQNTSLRDSVSAVWNEAITTGCGGSGWTFDELREVKFTLLAGDIDMTFIAHLNSCVRQCIAIADVLESAFSCDIPINRDHLIAGSLLADCGKPLEFDRDKDGHIVKGHFGQMLRHPFSGVAMCYKHGIPAEVMHIVATHSHEGDKVDRTIESIIFHHADFVDFDIAKFLGKQAASK, from the coding sequence ATGACGTCAGCGACAACAGAAAAGATGAAGTACACCACCCCACAAATTGCTGAGCTCTTTCCTAATTTAATGGACATCCAAAACACCTCACTGCGAGACAGCGTTTCCGCAGTCTGGAATGAAGCAATCACGACAGGTTGCGGCGGGAGTGGTTGGACCTTCGACGAATTAAGGGAAGTAAAATTCACACTCCTCGCTGGCGACATCGACATGACTTTTATCGCTCATCTCAACTCATGTGTCCGACAGTGCATCGCGATCGCAGATGTACTAGAGAGCGCTTTTAGTTGCGACATACCAATCAATCGAGATCACCTTATCGCTGGCTCGCTACTTGCCGATTGCGGCAAGCCTCTTGAGTTTGATCGCGATAAGGATGGCCACATTGTCAAAGGGCACTTTGGCCAAATGTTGCGTCATCCGTTTTCCGGCGTCGCGATGTGCTACAAGCACGGCATACCTGCAGAGGTCATGCACATTGTCGCCACGCATAGTCATGAAGGTGACAAAGTTGATCGGACCATTGAATCAATCATCTTTCATCACGCCGATTTTGTTGACTTTGATATCGCCAAGTTCCTGGGCAAGCAGGCCGCCTCTAAGTAA
- a CDS encoding MmgE/PrpD family protein produces the protein MGGHDTSKSNTDFITWQLAQWAAKLKYEDLSDEAIHTAKLYLFDSFGCALGGSQQHDLQIFLDYAKQLGGHELCTIFGSGYRTDPVMAAMLNALCIRAMDYNDIYWKADPAHPSDIIPAALSICEMNGLSGKDLILGTVIGHEIEMRLAEFGDPGVREYGWHHATITCIASPIVAGRMLGLPAEQIQQAIGISASPSMCLGAVTAGKLTNMKNTVDPMATRSGVEAAMLASRGYSGPEHVIDGKEGLVHCFEKFGGKFHLNMLTDDLPASASDHYKIIDCGMKSFPIEALSHAPLTAMMKIVKEQNLNPDQVQEIKVEVIARAADILGDPAKYRPTSKETADHSLPYSLAVGLADGMVTPLQFKQERIDDPALIPVMDKIKVVPNDEFEALFPKFQPSQVTITLQDGSTYQHRVDVPKGDPRDPMTEDEIAVKFNALGSSVVGSEACNELRPLIMHMENEATLERLMDLMTAKVTA, from the coding sequence ATGGGCGGTCATGACACCTCAAAGTCGAACACTGATTTTATTACTTGGCAGCTCGCTCAATGGGCTGCAAAACTAAAGTATGAAGATCTCAGTGACGAAGCGATCCATACGGCAAAGCTCTACCTGTTTGATTCATTTGGTTGCGCCCTTGGCGGCAGCCAACAGCATGATCTACAAATCTTCCTTGACTATGCCAAGCAACTCGGTGGCCATGAGCTTTGCACCATCTTTGGCTCCGGCTATCGAACCGATCCGGTCATGGCAGCGATGCTCAATGCACTTTGCATTCGGGCAATGGATTACAACGATATCTATTGGAAAGCAGATCCAGCACATCCATCAGATATCATTCCAGCGGCGCTATCGATCTGTGAAATGAACGGTCTTTCCGGGAAAGATCTCATCCTTGGAACAGTCATCGGCCACGAAATCGAAATGCGGTTGGCTGAGTTCGGAGATCCAGGCGTACGTGAGTATGGCTGGCACCATGCGACAATCACCTGCATCGCATCACCAATTGTCGCAGGCAGGATGCTCGGGCTTCCTGCAGAACAGATTCAGCAGGCCATTGGTATCAGCGCCTCTCCATCTATGTGCTTGGGTGCGGTCACTGCAGGCAAACTTACTAACATGAAGAACACCGTCGATCCGATGGCGACTCGCAGCGGTGTTGAAGCAGCAATGCTTGCTTCGCGTGGCTACTCTGGACCAGAACATGTCATCGACGGCAAAGAGGGACTGGTCCATTGCTTCGAGAAGTTTGGTGGCAAGTTCCACCTGAATATGCTGACTGATGACCTGCCAGCTTCTGCCAGCGATCATTACAAAATCATCGACTGCGGAATGAAATCATTCCCAATCGAGGCTCTGAGCCATGCGCCCTTGACCGCAATGATGAAAATCGTCAAGGAGCAAAATCTGAATCCAGATCAAGTTCAAGAGATTAAAGTTGAGGTCATTGCACGAGCTGCAGATATCCTTGGCGACCCTGCAAAGTACCGACCAACGAGCAAAGAAACGGCAGATCATAGCTTGCCTTATTCTTTGGCTGTCGGCCTTGCTGATGGCATGGTCACACCACTGCAGTTCAAACAAGAACGAATTGATGACCCTGCTTTGATACCAGTCATGGATAAGATCAAAGTTGTTCCCAATGATGAATTCGAGGCACTCTTCCCGAAGTTCCAGCCAAGCCAAGTGACCATTACATTGCAGGATGGCTCCACATATCAACATCGCGTCGATGTACCCAAGGGTGACCCACGCGACCCGATGACTGAAGATGAGATTGCCGTGAAATTCAATGCCCTGGGAAGTAGCGTGGTTGGATCCGAGGCCTGCAATGAGCTACGCCCATTGATTATGCATATGGAAAATGAAGCAACGCTCGAACGCCTTATGGATCTCATGACAGCAAAGGTGACCGCATAA
- a CDS encoding acetate--CoA ligase family protein: MARLHEHQGKSLLSQGGISTPRGHVITSPQEAQEAYEQLNTMTSKGVILKAQAWITGRKAKGGILFAESSEEAKDAAKKLLSLSFGNFPVQEVLIEELIDIDQELFVSLTIDDSTRAPVLLVDLHGGSGIEERADQVARLAIDVETGVSRSELEQLLKGSAIPSETHAKIADAIVNAVKMAQKIEARSLEINPLVTTKDGNVVAADCRVTVDDYAVFRHDELGIEIARELDHPATELERIAYRIEQEDHRGTFYFAQLPTDGHEATLGLIGFHGAGGGGSMMSMDAVSSLGFTLANFTDTSGNPSAAKVYRAARVILSQPGLIGYFGSGSGVASQEQFHSAYGLAKAFKEMNVSMPVVIRLGGNAEDRAVEILESACDSLPGTIEGYRKDDTPAFCAQRFATLVESRNPNARSDKLKRSVPDFVGTNNATQFQINGGCIWIDQNAINDKAKQVIAEFGEGLLNLNSDGITLAISEDEAAGKDSEFIGLEIELQRAGCPILFVDLAIEGIDTEAKRS, translated from the coding sequence GTGGCACGTCTGCATGAACATCAAGGAAAGAGCCTATTGAGCCAGGGTGGCATCAGCACGCCCAGAGGTCACGTCATTACGAGCCCTCAAGAAGCCCAAGAGGCGTACGAACAACTCAACACAATGACTAGCAAAGGCGTCATCCTTAAAGCCCAGGCATGGATCACTGGGCGCAAGGCGAAGGGAGGAATTCTCTTTGCTGAATCGAGCGAAGAAGCAAAGGACGCTGCCAAGAAGCTCTTGTCACTGTCCTTTGGCAACTTCCCGGTGCAAGAGGTTCTCATTGAAGAGCTGATTGATATTGATCAAGAGCTCTTTGTGTCACTCACAATTGATGACTCTACGCGAGCACCTGTCTTATTGGTGGACCTGCATGGCGGCTCCGGCATCGAAGAACGCGCCGACCAGGTCGCCCGACTCGCTATTGATGTCGAAACTGGCGTGAGCCGATCTGAGCTTGAGCAGCTGCTCAAAGGATCAGCTATTCCAAGTGAAACACATGCGAAGATTGCTGATGCAATCGTTAATGCGGTAAAGATGGCTCAGAAGATTGAAGCAAGATCGCTTGAGATCAATCCCCTTGTCACAACCAAAGACGGCAACGTCGTGGCCGCCGACTGCCGCGTCACCGTGGACGACTATGCCGTTTTTCGTCACGACGAACTTGGCATTGAAATCGCCAGAGAATTAGATCACCCCGCGACTGAACTAGAACGTATTGCTTATCGCATTGAGCAAGAAGATCATCGAGGTACTTTTTACTTTGCTCAACTGCCGACCGATGGACATGAGGCAACACTTGGCTTGATCGGCTTTCATGGCGCTGGTGGCGGCGGTTCAATGATGTCTATGGATGCGGTATCAAGCCTGGGCTTCACCTTGGCAAACTTTACTGATACATCAGGCAATCCATCTGCAGCAAAAGTTTATCGCGCGGCTCGGGTCATACTGAGTCAGCCAGGCCTGATCGGTTACTTCGGCTCTGGTAGCGGCGTAGCAAGTCAAGAACAGTTTCATTCTGCCTATGGCCTGGCCAAAGCATTCAAAGAGATGAACGTCTCCATGCCAGTGGTCATTCGCCTCGGTGGCAATGCAGAGGATCGAGCTGTCGAGATTCTGGAGTCAGCTTGCGATTCGCTCCCCGGAACAATAGAAGGCTACCGCAAGGATGATACCCCAGCTTTCTGTGCGCAACGCTTCGCGACACTCGTTGAATCACGAAACCCCAATGCACGCTCAGACAAACTCAAGAGATCTGTCCCAGACTTCGTTGGAACCAATAACGCCACGCAATTCCAGATCAATGGAGGCTGCATTTGGATTGACCAAAATGCAATAAACGACAAAGCTAAACAGGTCATTGCAGAATTTGGAGAGGGACTGTTGAATCTAAATTCAGATGGCATCACACTCGCCATTTCAGAAGATGAAGCGGCAGGAAAAGATTCGGAGTTCATTGGCTTAGAGATCGAATTACAGAGAGCGGGATGCCCAATCCTCTTTGTAGACTTGGCGATTGAGGGCATCGACACGGAGGCAAAAAGAAGCTGA
- the hutH gene encoding histidine ammonia-lyase — MAEKSGSLELTGSPIHLDDLADVARAGRHVTLAVSQRKVIMRAQDAVNAVWQDGAEPVYGINTGFGALSRSVIDSTNITTLQENILRSHAAGVGEALPEDVARAMMLLLAASLSRGHSGISCDVIEQILALLNHGITPVIPSRGSVGASGDLAPLSHLGLVLIGEGQAWVDGERMDGGSALAKRGLSKMPLAAKVGLALINGTHLMAAIASLALIDLENLLPAALLASAMGIDACRATDSFLDDRLHAVRCQPGQRRVAKCVRTLLAGSQIIQDHQQDDPRVQDPYSLRATPQVLGAVLDTIEHVRVVIDAELGAVTDNPLVFPGESSGEADFVAGGNFHGMPLAIALDTLSIAICHMAGISERRLNWLLSGRDDQNPVTPFLASDPGLHSGLMIVQYTAAACCNELQCLASPASVGNIPTSAGIEDYNSMGATAAHQVRQAVGLARNVIAIELMAMAEGLEHQRPLLSGDQVERGHQLLRDVVAPLEADRSPAPDIEAICQLIVAGGLREFGDSLNM; from the coding sequence ATGGCAGAAAAATCTGGATCACTTGAGTTAACGGGCAGTCCAATCCACCTTGATGATTTGGCAGATGTGGCACGCGCTGGGCGTCATGTCACCCTGGCAGTATCTCAGCGTAAAGTCATCATGAGGGCCCAAGACGCGGTCAATGCTGTTTGGCAAGATGGTGCTGAGCCTGTCTATGGCATTAATACGGGTTTCGGTGCACTCTCGCGTTCAGTCATTGATTCCACAAATATCACAACGCTTCAAGAAAATATTCTCCGCTCACATGCGGCCGGGGTTGGTGAAGCACTTCCTGAAGATGTGGCTCGAGCAATGATGTTGCTTCTCGCAGCCAGCCTGTCGCGCGGACACTCAGGCATTTCTTGTGACGTCATTGAGCAAATACTCGCTCTTCTCAATCACGGCATCACCCCAGTGATTCCGTCACGGGGATCAGTGGGTGCTTCTGGTGATCTTGCTCCATTGTCTCATTTAGGCCTGGTCTTGATTGGTGAGGGGCAAGCTTGGGTTGACGGCGAACGAATGGATGGTGGGTCTGCATTGGCAAAGCGTGGACTTTCCAAAATGCCATTGGCTGCAAAGGTTGGCCTTGCACTGATTAATGGTACGCATCTAATGGCTGCGATCGCATCGCTTGCATTGATTGATCTTGAGAATCTTCTTCCTGCCGCCTTGCTTGCTTCGGCGATGGGTATTGACGCTTGCCGTGCTACTGACAGTTTTCTTGATGATCGACTTCATGCGGTCCGCTGTCAGCCAGGCCAAAGGCGTGTTGCGAAATGTGTGCGGACATTGCTAGCGGGCTCACAAATTATTCAAGATCACCAACAAGACGATCCCCGAGTACAAGATCCCTATAGCCTGAGAGCAACGCCGCAGGTGCTGGGCGCTGTGCTCGACACCATTGAACATGTCCGCGTGGTCATCGATGCAGAGCTCGGTGCCGTCACAGACAATCCACTTGTTTTTCCAGGGGAATCCAGTGGTGAGGCAGACTTTGTTGCCGGAGGTAATTTTCATGGAATGCCACTCGCTATCGCGCTCGATACGCTGTCAATTGCAATTTGTCACATGGCTGGTATCAGCGAACGAAGGTTGAACTGGCTACTCTCTGGCCGCGATGATCAAAATCCTGTTACCCCCTTCCTTGCATCCGACCCAGGCTTACACAGTGGTCTGATGATTGTTCAGTACACAGCTGCCGCCTGCTGCAATGAGCTGCAATGCCTTGCGTCGCCAGCGAGTGTTGGCAACATTCCTACATCTGCTGGCATCGAGGACTACAACTCCATGGGTGCGACTGCTGCTCATCAGGTGCGCCAAGCTGTCGGTCTTGCTCGTAATGTTATTGCGATTGAACTCATGGCGATGGCTGAGGGGCTTGAGCATCAGCGTCCATTACTGAGTGGTGACCAGGTTGAGCGAGGCCACCAACTGTTGCGAGATGTGGTTGCTCCGTTAGAAGCGGATCGTAGTCCTGCTCCAGACATTGAAGCGATCTGCCAACTGATTGTGGCAGGTGGGCTGCGTGAGTTTGGGGATAGTCTCAATATGTAG
- a CDS encoding isocitrate/isopropylmalate dehydrogenase family protein: MSKYKIAWMPGDGVGIEVMDATKVVLDAMKFDASYHPADIGWEYWINEGNPLPDRTIEVLKNTDCGLFGAITSKPREEAQAELLPELQDKGLVYFSPIVKLRQMFNLHTNLRPCKAYPGNPLNYRSDIDLVVFRENTEGSYGGVEWYPLPEKVYDALCDNPKMIKWKDKGLENVALSTRIMSQQGCESICRQSFEYAKKHGRKSVTLVEKPNVLRETGGLMTRVFRDVAKDYSGIEAWEANIDAICMWLIKNPQDYDVLVAENMFGDIVSDLCAGLVGGLGFASAANIGDNYAVFEPTHGSAPKYEGQNVVNPMAMLLTAKLMLDWLGEAEDAARLEKAIADVIAEGTSGTYDVKGRGNGDSTMEVAEEVARKVTSSQACAS; the protein is encoded by the coding sequence ATGTCGAAGTACAAGATTGCGTGGATGCCTGGTGATGGCGTCGGTATTGAAGTAATGGATGCAACAAAAGTCGTGCTCGATGCGATGAAGTTTGATGCCAGTTACCACCCAGCGGATATTGGCTGGGAATATTGGATCAATGAAGGCAATCCACTACCTGATCGAACAATTGAAGTGCTCAAGAATACCGATTGCGGATTGTTTGGTGCTATCACAAGCAAGCCCCGTGAAGAAGCCCAAGCAGAACTACTTCCTGAACTTCAGGATAAAGGCCTGGTGTACTTCAGCCCGATCGTCAAGCTTCGACAAATGTTTAACCTGCACACAAATTTGCGCCCGTGCAAGGCATATCCAGGCAATCCACTCAATTATCGAAGTGACATCGATCTGGTTGTCTTCCGTGAAAATACCGAGGGCAGCTATGGCGGCGTTGAATGGTACCCTCTGCCTGAGAAAGTTTACGATGCGCTGTGTGACAATCCAAAGATGATTAAGTGGAAAGACAAAGGTTTAGAAAATGTTGCGCTATCCACACGCATCATGTCTCAGCAAGGCTGCGAGTCAATTTGCCGCCAGTCATTTGAGTACGCCAAGAAGCACGGCCGAAAGAGCGTAACGCTGGTCGAGAAGCCAAACGTGCTCAGAGAAACCGGCGGGCTTATGACTCGTGTTTTCCGTGACGTTGCCAAGGACTACAGTGGCATTGAGGCTTGGGAAGCGAACATCGATGCGATCTGCATGTGGCTGATCAAGAATCCACAAGACTACGACGTACTGGTCGCAGAGAACATGTTTGGTGATATTGTCAGCGATCTCTGTGCTGGCCTTGTTGGTGGCCTGGGCTTTGCAAGTGCGGCTAACATTGGCGACAACTATGCCGTGTTCGAACCAACCCATGGTTCTGCACCAAAGTATGAAGGCCAAAATGTGGTCAACCCCATGGCCATGTTACTCACAGCCAAACTCATGCTTGATTGGCTCGGCGAAGCTGAAGATGCTGCCCGACTTGAGAAGGCGATTGCTGACGTGATTGCGGAAGGCACTTCAGGAACATATGACGTGAAGGGTCGGGGCAACGGCGATTCCACGATGGAAGTTGCTGAAGAAGTTGCCCGCAAGGTGACGTCATCTCAGGCCTGTGCTAGCTAA
- a CDS encoding CoA-binding protein: MAIIIDKDKKVCVQGITGREGRARTRLMKSFGTNIIGGCTPGKGGQEVEGLPVFDSVAAMTECVGSVDVSVIFVPARLVKAAAIEAMQGGIKRIMLVPDRIPVWDAMAIAKQAKICGADFIGPNTLGVISPGRGVLGMIGGRAESARQWFNEPIPGKTVGVISRSGGMSSSCGYYLSRAGLGISTICHVGGDSVLGLRIPDVAMMFQDDPETDAIVIFGEIGGSQEEQLAELMAAGRVTKPVVAYIGGKAAREGTRFSHAGAIIEGNRGTHAGKVAALTSAGATVVDGFGDLPAAALAALGIPASS, encoded by the coding sequence ATGGCGATCATTATCGATAAAGATAAAAAAGTGTGCGTGCAAGGCATTACCGGGCGAGAGGGCCGAGCCCGCACGCGGCTTATGAAATCATTTGGAACCAACATCATCGGTGGCTGCACGCCAGGAAAGGGCGGGCAAGAAGTCGAGGGCCTGCCTGTATTCGATTCAGTCGCAGCAATGACAGAGTGTGTTGGAAGTGTTGACGTCTCAGTCATCTTCGTGCCGGCGCGGCTTGTTAAAGCCGCTGCGATTGAAGCAATGCAAGGTGGCATCAAACGCATCATGCTTGTACCTGACCGGATACCGGTTTGGGATGCCATGGCTATCGCTAAGCAAGCAAAAATCTGCGGCGCTGATTTCATTGGCCCCAATACACTCGGCGTGATTAGCCCTGGTCGCGGTGTGCTTGGCATGATTGGCGGCCGCGCTGAGTCTGCCCGCCAATGGTTTAATGAACCCATCCCAGGAAAAACAGTGGGCGTGATATCGCGCAGTGGTGGCATGTCTTCATCATGTGGGTACTACCTCAGCAGAGCAGGCCTCGGCATTAGCACGATTTGTCATGTGGGAGGCGATTCAGTACTTGGCCTTCGCATCCCCGATGTCGCCATGATGTTTCAAGACGATCCTGAAACCGATGCAATTGTGATCTTCGGTGAGATTGGTGGTTCCCAAGAAGAGCAACTTGCTGAACTCATGGCTGCTGGACGAGTGACAAAGCCGGTGGTCGCCTACATTGGAGGCAAGGCAGCCCGCGAAGGCACACGGTTTAGTCATGCTGGGGCAATCATTGAAGGCAATCGCGGCACACATGCGGGCAAAGTTGCGGCTCTGACATCAGCTGGCGCGACCGTAGTCGACGGATTTGGTGACCTTCCCGCCGCAGCACTCGCCGCATTGGGTATACCAGCCTCCAGCTAA
- the lysF gene encoding homoaconitase: MSTHNKSQTLVEKIVQKHVLDYPELVHAGDFVRIAPKHIMTHDNTSGVMLKFDSIGVSEVFNSRQPVFAIDHDIQNTTPENLGKYAKIEKFARTHDIDFYPAGTGISHQVMVEEGYVIPGSMVVGSDSHSNLYGGVAALGTPVVRTDAAAIWATGETWWQVPQMAKVTLTGELQAGVVGKDVIIALCGLFNNDEVLNMAVEFTGNGLALLSMDQRLSIANMTTEWGALAGVLPFDEVLREALYKRADYLARRAGKKGPRFTRDDVDHWWADRLDSDPDAHYATELELDLSTVIPHVSGPDHVKVMRALPEIEQEQVKINKAYLLSCVNARLEDLQEAASIVAGKKVAEDVEFYVAAASKNVQEAASESGHWQQLLEAGAIPLPPGCGTCIGLGAGTLKAGEIGISATNRNFKGRMGSRDAQAYLASPAVVAASALAGHICAPRNYVDQKASTQTKLIGARTSGGGSTTMAEGFPVKMSGRVLWLDIDNLNTDGIYSGKLTYRDDVTEQEMAAAAMANYDPGFAEMARPGDIIVAGRNFGTGSSREQAVISLQAGGIQCVIASSFSQTYKRNAINNGFIVLDCAELVDWFRAQEQENKALTVIGPEITIDFVQATILIEDQTYQFTPLGAVPQEVIAAGGAEALVAKKLAKA; encoded by the coding sequence ATGAGCACTCACAATAAATCACAGACACTCGTAGAGAAGATCGTCCAGAAACATGTTCTGGACTATCCAGAACTTGTTCATGCCGGGGACTTTGTACGTATAGCGCCCAAGCATATTATGACCCATGACAATACCTCTGGTGTCATGCTTAAGTTTGATTCCATCGGCGTAAGCGAAGTATTCAATTCGCGACAGCCGGTATTCGCCATTGATCACGATATCCAGAACACGACGCCCGAGAATCTAGGAAAATATGCCAAGATCGAGAAGTTTGCTCGGACCCACGACATTGATTTCTATCCAGCCGGTACAGGCATTAGTCATCAAGTCATGGTTGAAGAGGGATACGTTATTCCCGGCAGCATGGTCGTTGGTTCAGATTCGCATTCAAATCTATACGGTGGTGTGGCGGCATTGGGGACACCAGTGGTGCGAACAGATGCGGCCGCTATTTGGGCCACTGGAGAAACATGGTGGCAAGTACCGCAGATGGCGAAAGTCACACTGACCGGCGAGCTCCAGGCAGGGGTGGTTGGTAAAGATGTGATCATTGCTTTGTGTGGACTCTTTAATAACGACGAAGTTTTGAATATGGCCGTTGAGTTCACTGGTAATGGACTCGCCTTGCTATCAATGGATCAGCGCCTCTCAATTGCCAATATGACGACAGAGTGGGGCGCCTTAGCTGGCGTGCTTCCCTTCGACGAGGTCTTGCGAGAGGCTCTCTATAAGCGAGCGGACTATTTAGCGCGGCGAGCAGGCAAGAAGGGCCCACGATTTACCCGTGATGATGTTGATCATTGGTGGGCTGATAGGCTCGATAGTGACCCGGATGCTCACTACGCCACAGAGCTAGAGCTCGATCTTTCTACCGTCATTCCACATGTTTCAGGACCAGACCATGTGAAAGTCATGCGAGCTTTGCCAGAGATCGAACAAGAGCAAGTAAAAATTAACAAGGCCTACTTACTGAGCTGCGTCAATGCGCGACTTGAGGATCTCCAGGAAGCAGCTTCAATCGTTGCTGGCAAGAAGGTTGCTGAAGATGTCGAATTTTATGTCGCGGCCGCATCAAAGAATGTCCAAGAGGCCGCCAGTGAAAGTGGGCACTGGCAACAGCTTCTTGAAGCTGGAGCGATTCCATTGCCGCCAGGCTGTGGCACTTGTATTGGGCTCGGAGCAGGCACATTAAAAGCCGGTGAAATTGGCATCAGCGCTACGAACAGAAACTTCAAGGGCCGGATGGGAAGTCGCGATGCACAGGCATACCTTGCAAGCCCAGCTGTGGTTGCCGCGTCTGCTTTGGCTGGGCATATCTGCGCTCCAAGAAACTACGTGGATCAAAAAGCAAGTACGCAAACAAAGTTGATCGGTGCACGCACAAGTGGAGGCGGCAGCACAACGATGGCGGAGGGCTTTCCAGTAAAGATGTCTGGCCGCGTACTCTGGTTGGACATTGATAACCTCAATACCGATGGAATCTATTCTGGAAAACTCACCTATCGCGATGATGTGACAGAGCAAGAAATGGCCGCTGCGGCAATGGCGAACTATGACCCAGGATTCGCCGAAATGGCTCGCCCGGGTGACATTATTGTTGCAGGACGCAATTTTGGAACCGGTTCTTCCCGTGAACAGGCTGTCATCAGCCTGCAAGCCGGCGGAATACAGTGTGTGATTGCCTCGTCTTTTAGCCAGACCTACAAGCGAAATGCCATCAATAACGGTTTTATCGTGCTCGATTGCGCTGAGCTAGTGGATTGGTTTCGTGCTCAGGAGCAGGAAAATAAGGCGCTAACCGTCATTGGGCCAGAAATAACCATCGATTTTGTCCAGGCAACGATCTTGATCGAAGATCAGACGTATCAGTTCACCCCGCTAGGTGCCGTCCCACAGGAGGTCATCGCGGCAGGGGGGGCTGAAGCACTCGTCGCAAAGAAGTTGGCCAAGGCCTAA